The Pseudomonas asiatica genome has a segment encoding these proteins:
- a CDS encoding transporter substrate-binding domain-containing protein yields the protein MPATIAQAVLNQLAPNGILPVAINLGNPVLAQRGPDGEPQGVSVALAKALAEELGVTLQMHTFDAAGKVFAALEEGTWNLAFLAIEPVREAQIAFSEPYVLIEGTYLVNRDAPFQQVEQLDRAGLRLAVGKGAAYDLYLSRTLEHAELVRADTSAGAVDLFIEQGLDAAAGVRQPLQKVADADLRYRVLDGAFTAIRQAMAVPRGREQAAAYVRDFVERQLRSGFVRGALLATGQTDVSAPR from the coding sequence ATGCCTGCCACCATCGCGCAAGCAGTGCTCAATCAACTTGCCCCCAACGGCATCCTCCCGGTTGCCATCAATCTCGGCAATCCGGTCCTCGCACAGCGTGGCCCGGACGGTGAACCGCAGGGCGTATCGGTCGCTCTTGCCAAGGCTTTGGCCGAAGAGCTTGGCGTTACCCTGCAAATGCATACCTTCGACGCCGCCGGCAAAGTTTTCGCGGCGCTGGAGGAGGGGACCTGGAATCTGGCCTTCCTCGCCATCGAGCCGGTGCGCGAAGCACAGATAGCCTTCAGCGAACCCTATGTACTGATCGAAGGCACGTACCTGGTAAACCGCGATGCGCCGTTCCAACAGGTCGAGCAACTGGACCGTGCCGGCTTGCGCCTGGCCGTGGGCAAGGGGGCTGCCTATGACCTGTACCTGAGCCGCACCCTCGAACACGCCGAGTTGGTACGTGCCGATACCTCGGCTGGCGCCGTTGACCTGTTCATCGAGCAAGGCCTGGATGCCGCGGCCGGTGTGCGTCAGCCGTTGCAGAAAGTGGCCGATGCCGACTTGCGGTATCGGGTGCTGGACGGCGCGTTCACCGCCATTCGCCAAGCCATGGCCGTGCCGCGTGGGCGCGAGCAGGCTGCAGCCTATGTGCGGGACTTTGTCGAACGGCAGTTGCGCAGTGGTTTTGTTCGTGGGGCCTTGCTGGCTACCGGGCAAACGGACGTCAGCGCACCGCGTTGA
- a CDS encoding GNAT family N-acetyltransferase, with translation MSAPQFRTPTAADAERCYAIEIGAYEGDEAATLEKIRTRIAQYPQGFLVLENAGEIVGFINSGCAHEVVMSDEAFKELVGHDPAAPNVVIMSVVVDPAHQGKGYAKQLMDEFIARMKAAGKLTIHLMCKEQHVALYQKLGYQYVKPSPSDHGGMAWHEMLMVL, from the coding sequence ATGAGCGCCCCTCAGTTCCGCACCCCCACAGCCGCCGACGCCGAACGCTGCTACGCCATCGAAATCGGTGCCTATGAAGGCGATGAGGCGGCCACGCTGGAGAAGATCCGCACCCGCATCGCGCAGTATCCGCAGGGCTTCCTGGTGCTGGAAAACGCGGGCGAGATCGTTGGTTTCATCAACAGTGGCTGTGCCCACGAAGTGGTGATGTCCGACGAGGCATTCAAGGAGCTGGTCGGGCATGACCCGGCGGCGCCAAACGTGGTGATCATGTCGGTGGTGGTGGACCCGGCGCACCAGGGCAAAGGCTACGCCAAGCAGTTGATGGATGAATTCATCGCTCGCATGAAGGCGGCGGGCAAGCTGACCATTCACCTGATGTGCAAGGAACAGCATGTGGCGTTGTACCAGAAGCTGGGGTATCAGTACGTGAAACCGTCGCCGTCGG